The nucleotide sequence GCCACGGTCTGAAGCTCGCTTGCAAGTTCGGGCTGGTTCGATTCGGCGAGCAGGCCGCTTAAGGCATCATATTCGGCGGCGAACGGGCGGCCGCGATTGGCGATCTCCCGCAGGGCAGCGAAGGACAGGGCGATCAGCGTGCCACGGCGGTCTCCGGCAGCGGAATGTTCAAGCGTCTGCAGGCGGTCTTCAAGGGTTGTGATGCTGCTGGCAAGTTGGGCCTGCCCGGCGAGGATTTCTTTCTGGCTGCGGGCGGATTCGATGGCTTTGGTGGCGCGTTCGCTCAAAGGCACGAAGGCCGATTCAAGCTGGCCGATGCGGAGTGTCAGCATCTCAAGCCGCGCCGCTGCCGAGCCGCCGGTTTTGGGCGAGCCACCTTCATCCAGGACATTCAGGCGGTTTTCCATGTCGGCGATGGCCGTCCCCTGGGCGGCGGTTTCGTCGCTGAGGGCGGTGACGCGGCTGGTCTGCGCCTCAAGCCGGCGCTTCAGCGCGGTCAGGACATTGTCCTGGGCCGCGAGTTCGGCGTTCAGGTCATCGACCAGATCGGCAGTGCCGCCGGGGAAAACACGGCCAAGCGCCGGGATCGCCTGCACGAGACGCGGGATGGCCACCTCGGCCAAGACGACAGCGAGAACCACAAGACCAAAAATGCTGACGCCGGTTTTCAGGCGGTGTCTGCCTGCGGCTGCCGCGACGCTGTCAGATGTGACGGTTTCGGCAATGGCGGGGTCAGCGGGAATTGGCTGCGGGGGGGTGTCCGGGCCCGGGGTCACGTGTCGAAATCTCCCTTGGAAGTCAGAAGGTCGAGTGCGCCGAGAAGCGCCACCTCAGCCGGTTCAGCTGCTGTCACTATACGATGCCAGAGCGGTGATTGTAAGGGCCAAGACCCTGATTCGAGGGCCTTTGTCACCGCTTCGCTCAAAGCGCCCGCGGTGATGTTCTGAAGACGGTTGAGACGCCCGGCCGTGTCGACAAGGTCCATGAAAATGCGGGCCGTGCGCGGCGAATAAAAAAGCGCGATGTCCGGTTGGTCGTGGTCGAGCGCCTTGATGGCCGGAGCGGGAAGGGCCGTCACCGCTTCGGCGCGATAGAGCACCTGCCGCCTCAGGGTGAAGCCATGGGGTTGCAAAAGCCCGCCGAGGTCGCCAGCGACGATATGTCCGGCCGCGTGAAACAGCGGGCCCTTGGCCGGGTCGCGGGTATCAATGATGAGCGCGGCGAGGCTATGGACCTCGCCCGCGGCGGTGTCGATCTGGGTAAACCCCGCGGCGCGTGCGGTGCGGGCGGTGGCGTCGCCGACTGCGATCACCGGCAGCGCGCGGTCGGCGGAGATGGCGGCGAAGGCGCGCACGCCATTCGCGCTCGTGAACACCAGCGCCTGACAGCCTTCGAGATTGATGGTCGTCACCGGCTCCGGCCGGATGATCATCATAGGGGCGAGGGTGACGCGGTGTCCCGCGGCCTCAAGCGTTCGCGTCAGCGCCGCCGCATCTTCGGCTGGACGGGTGACGAGGATATGCATCAGAGCGACCCGAACAATGTCGCGAAAAACGCGTCCCCGGCACGGGATTTGAGTTCCAATCCGGCATCGGCGCCAAGGGCGGCGGCGTCGTTCACATGGCCTTCGCGCCGGGTTTCGAACATCTGGGTGCCGTCAACCGATAACAGACGGGCGATGAGCGTCAGATGTTCACCCGCGACTTCGGCATGGGCGGCGATCGGCGTGCGGCAGGAGCCTTCGAGGGTAGCGAGCAGCGCGCGTTCGGCGGTGACAGCGATTTCCGTCGGGCGGTGATTGAGGGGGGCGAGAAACTCGCGCACAAGCTCGTCCTCGATACGGGTTTCGAGGGCGATCGCCCCTTGCGAGACGGCGGGCAGCATGTCGACGGGATCGAGCACGGCGGTGACACGGTCGGCGAGCCCGAGTCGCTTCAGCCCGGCGAGCGCCAGCAGGGTCGCGTCCACTTCGCCCGCCGCAAGTTTGCGCAGGCGGGTTTCCACATTGCCACGAAAGGTGATGACCTCAAGATCGGGACGAAGTGCCTTGATCTGAGCCTGACGGCGTAGCGAGGCCGTGCCGACCACCGCACC is from Govania unica and encodes:
- a CDS encoding COG4223 family protein — its product is MTPGPDTPPQPIPADPAIAETVTSDSVAAAAGRHRLKTGVSIFGLVVLAVVLAEVAIPRLVQAIPALGRVFPGGTADLVDDLNAELAAQDNVLTALKRRLEAQTSRVTALSDETAAQGTAIADMENRLNVLDEGGSPKTGGSAAARLEMLTLRIGQLESAFVPLSERATKAIESARSQKEILAGQAQLASSITTLEDRLQTLEHSAAGDRRGTLIALSFAALREIANRGRPFAAEYDALSGLLAESNQPELASELQTVAAYAPSGAPSFSSLRTSFDEAAAAILHAAAIPEGANWWRRAIAEFKSLVTIRPTGDVSGTTPDAIIARTEQRLGQNDLAAAVRELKTLPKPAAAAAAPWLRGAEARLAVDEALSRFASVLIHATALGTDHNDAAPAQTGKSRPAISPDSGA
- a CDS encoding uroporphyrinogen-III synthase, giving the protein MHILVTRPAEDAAALTRTLEAAGHRVTLAPMMIIRPEPVTTINLEGCQALVFTSANGVRAFAAISADRALPVIAVGDATARTARAAGFTQIDTAAGEVHSLAALIIDTRDPAKGPLFHAAGHIVAGDLGGLLQPHGFTLRRQVLYRAEAVTALPAPAIKALDHDQPDIALFYSPRTARIFMDLVDTAGRLNRLQNITAGALSEAVTKALESGSWPLQSPLWHRIVTAAEPAEVALLGALDLLTSKGDFDT
- the hemC gene encoding hydroxymethylbilane synthase, translated to MQSKPVRIGTRGSRLALAQTEEVKRRLLFAHPGLRAEDIEIVVISTKGDRILDRPLSEIGGKGLFTEEIEAGLLDGSIDLAVHSLKDMPTSLPDGLMLSAFLEREDPRDAFISPRAKSLAELPPGAVVGTASLRRQAQIKALRPDLEVITFRGNVETRLRKLAAGEVDATLLALAGLKRLGLADRVTAVLDPVDMLPAVSQGAIALETRIEDELVREFLAPLNHRPTEIAVTAERALLATLEGSCRTPIAAHAEVAGEHLTLIARLLSVDGTQMFETRREGHVNDAAALGADAGLELKSRAGDAFFATLFGSL